In a single window of the Alphaproteobacteria bacterium genome:
- the cyoE gene encoding heme o synthase, whose translation MTLSAADSAARQVAGVGDYLALLKPQVMSLVVFTAFVGLVLAPGGQHPVLGFVALLCIAVGAGASGAINMWYEADIDALMARTRDRPLPRGAVAPGDALGFGVSLAVASVALMGLAVGWLPALLLAFTIAFYVFVYTIWLKRRTPQNIVIGGLAGALPPLIGWAAASGQVGLEPLALVAIIAFWTPPHFWSLALLRSDDYARAGVPMLPLARGARETRRQILAYSLALLPLTLAPWALGTVGALYGVVALGLGGALVLAAGAVWQARPGAERRLFGFSILYLFLLFALMLVDRGLLGSV comes from the coding sequence ATGACCCTCTCGGCAGCGGATTCCGCCGCTCGGCAGGTGGCGGGGGTGGGCGACTATCTGGCGCTCTTGAAGCCCCAGGTGATGTCGTTGGTGGTGTTTACCGCCTTCGTCGGCCTGGTGCTGGCGCCGGGCGGGCAGCACCCGGTGTTGGGCTTCGTGGCGCTTCTTTGCATCGCCGTGGGAGCCGGTGCCTCGGGGGCCATCAACATGTGGTACGAGGCCGACATCGACGCCCTCATGGCCCGCACCCGCGACCGCCCGCTGCCCCGTGGCGCGGTGGCGCCGGGCGATGCCTTGGGCTTCGGCGTCAGCCTGGCGGTTGCCTCGGTGGCCTTGATGGGCTTGGCCGTGGGCTGGCTGCCAGCGCTGTTGCTGGCTTTCACCATCGCCTTTTACGTCTTCGTCTACACCATCTGGCTGAAGCGCCGGACACCCCAGAACATCGTAATCGGCGGCTTGGCCGGAGCGTTGCCGCCGCTCATCGGTTGGGCCGCCGCCAGCGGCCAAGTGGGGCTCGAACCCCTGGCCCTGGTGGCCATCATCGCGTTTTGGACGCCGCCGCATTTCTGGTCGCTGGCGCTCTTGCGCAGCGACGACTACGCCCGCGCCGGGGTGCCGATGCTGCCGCTGGCGCGGGGCGCGCGCGAGACCCGGCGCCAGATCCTGGCCTACAGCCTGGCACTGCTGCCGCTGACGCTGGCGCCCTGGGCCTTGGGCACCGTCGGCGCGCTTTATGGCGTCGTGGCGCTGGGGCTGGGCGGCGCCCTGGTGCTGGCGGCAGGGGCCGTTTGGCAGGCTCGGCCCGGCGCCGAACGCCGCCTCTTTGGCTTTTCCATCCTCTATCTCTTTCTCCTCTTCGCCCTGATGCTGGTCGACCGCGGCCTGCTGGGTTCGGTCTGA
- the coxB gene encoding cytochrome c oxidase subunit II, which produces MPWKQTSVALSGALSAFALAGPAAQAAQPQPWQLGFQPAVTPVMNGIDDFYSLLLVIIFAIAIFVMALLAIIIVRFNAKANPTPSRTAHHTLLEVAWTVVPILILVVIAVPSFKLLYLQKDIPQAEMTLKVVGNQFYWSYQYPDHGDFEMDANMVAAEDLKPGQPRLLATDNHVVLPVDTTIRVIVTASDVIHAWAVPAFGIKMDAVPGRLNQTWVKIEKPGTYYGQCSEFCGSHHGFMPITVEAVSKQDFAAWVEKAKKENAARTPARPTRLAHSSRAAASE; this is translated from the coding sequence GAAGCAAACTTCCGTCGCCTTGAGCGGCGCCCTATCGGCGTTCGCCCTGGCCGGCCCGGCCGCCCAGGCGGCCCAGCCCCAACCCTGGCAGCTCGGCTTTCAGCCGGCGGTCACGCCGGTGATGAACGGCATCGACGATTTCTATTCACTGTTGCTGGTGATCATCTTCGCCATCGCCATTTTCGTCATGGCGCTGCTGGCCATCATCATCGTGCGCTTCAACGCCAAGGCCAATCCGACGCCCTCGAGGACCGCCCACCACACGCTGCTGGAGGTGGCCTGGACGGTGGTACCGATTCTCATCCTGGTGGTCATCGCGGTGCCGTCCTTCAAGCTGCTCTATCTCCAGAAGGACATCCCCCAGGCCGAGATGACACTGAAGGTGGTGGGCAACCAATTCTACTGGAGCTATCAGTATCCCGACCACGGCGACTTCGAGATGGACGCCAACATGGTGGCCGCCGAAGACCTGAAACCCGGTCAGCCGCGGCTTTTGGCAACCGACAACCACGTGGTGCTGCCGGTCGATACCACCATCCGCGTCATCGTGACCGCCAGTGACGTGATCCATGCCTGGGCCGTTCCGGCTTTCGGCATCAAGATGGATGCGGTGCCCGGCCGGCTCAACCAGACCTGGGTCAAGATCGAAAAGCCGGGCACCTATTACGGCCAGTGCAGCGAGTTTTGCGGCTCGCATCACGGTTTCATGCCGATCACCGTGGAGGCCGTCTCGAAGCAGGACTTCGCGGCCTGGGTGGAAAAGGCCAAAAAGGAAAATGCCGCCCGGACGCCGGCCAGGCCGACCCGGTTGGCCCATTCGAGCCGCGCCGCGGCAAGCGAATAG
- a CDS encoding SURF1 family protein: MALGGWQLQRAEWKAALKSERAASLARPEVLLPSAPGADFDFRRVRLEGRFAHDSELQLYGRSHQGVAGIHVLTPLIRPQGPAVLVDRGWVPLALRHAASRPEGQIPGSVSLSGIARVHFPRGPFTPDNDDAGNTWFVVDLAAMARQVGLELAPVLVEADAGPHPGGLPLGGLGRHQLVDNHQRYAFTWFALAAVLVVIFVLFRRRLGTLP; this comes from the coding sequence CTGGCGCTCGGCGGCTGGCAGCTCCAGCGCGCCGAATGGAAAGCCGCCCTCAAGTCCGAACGGGCCGCCAGCCTGGCCCGGCCCGAAGTGCTGCTGCCGTCGGCGCCGGGTGCCGATTTCGATTTCCGCCGGGTGCGCCTGGAGGGCCGTTTCGCCCATGACAGCGAGCTCCAGCTCTATGGCCGCAGCCATCAGGGCGTCGCCGGAATACACGTGCTGACGCCGCTGATCAGGCCCCAGGGTCCGGCCGTGCTGGTCGACCGCGGCTGGGTGCCGCTGGCGCTACGCCATGCGGCCAGCCGGCCCGAGGGCCAGATCCCGGGCTCGGTCAGCCTGTCCGGCATTGCCCGGGTGCACTTTCCCCGCGGCCCCTTCACGCCCGACAACGACGACGCCGGCAACACCTGGTTCGTCGTCGACCTGGCTGCCATGGCCCGCCAGGTGGGCCTCGAGTTGGCGCCCGTGCTGGTCGAGGCCGACGCTGGGCCCCATCCGGGCGGCCTGCCGCTGGGCGGGCTTGGCCGCCATCAACTGGTCGACAACCACCAGCGTTACGCCTTCACCTGGTTTGCCCTGGCGGCGGTGTTGGTGGTGATATTCGTGCTTTTCCGCCGCCGCCTGGGGACCCTGCCATGA
- a CDS encoding cytochrome c oxidase subunit 3, giving the protein MADTHAKDHDYHLVEPSPWPALGALSALVLAAGLIMYMHDMTIWVLPIGLAMTLYTMFVWWRDVIQEATFNDDHTPVVQLGLRYGMVLFIASEVMFFVAWFWAFFNASLFPTEAIGGVWPPADIEAFNPWTIPFLNTIILLSSGCTVTWAHHELRQGNRQGLINGLWLTVILGAAFTALQAYEYIHAPFAFTGGIYGSTFFMATGFHGLHVIVGTIFLTVCLVRAYKGHFTPEQHFGFEAAAWYWHFVDVVWLFLFSCIYWWGGS; this is encoded by the coding sequence ATGGCCGATACCCACGCTAAGGATCATGACTACCATCTCGTCGAGCCCAGCCCGTGGCCGGCCCTGGGCGCCCTTTCGGCGCTGGTGCTGGCCGCTGGGTTGATCATGTACATGCACGACATGACGATCTGGGTGCTGCCCATCGGCCTGGCCATGACGCTCTACACCATGTTCGTCTGGTGGCGCGACGTGATCCAGGAAGCCACCTTCAACGACGACCACACGCCGGTGGTGCAGCTCGGCCTGCGCTACGGCATGGTGCTCTTCATCGCCTCCGAGGTGATGTTCTTCGTGGCCTGGTTCTGGGCCTTCTTCAACGCCAGCCTGTTCCCCACCGAGGCCATCGGCGGCGTCTGGCCGCCCGCCGACATCGAGGCCTTCAACCCCTGGACCATCCCCTTCCTCAACACCATCATCCTGCTGAGTTCGGGCTGCACCGTGACCTGGGCGCATCATGAGCTGCGCCAGGGCAACCGCCAGGGCCTGATCAACGGGCTCTGGCTGACCGTCATCCTGGGCGCCGCCTTCACGGCGCTGCAGGCCTACGAATACATTCACGCGCCCTTTGCCTTCACCGGCGGCATCTACGGCTCGACCTTCTTCATGGCTACCGGCTTCCACGGCCTGCACGTCATCGTCGGCACCATCTTTCTCACCGTCTGCCTGGTGCGGGCCTACAAGGGCCATTTCACGCCCGAGCAGCACTTCGGCTTCGAGGCGGCCGCCTGGTATTGGCATTTCGTCGACGTGGTCTGGCTCTTCCTTTTCAGCTGCATCTATTGGTGGGGCGGCAGCTAG
- a CDS encoding carboxypeptidase M32 translates to MSAYTELERRFKRLDDLAGAQAQLQWDGAVMMPPGGASARADQLASLAGLSHELLLAPEVGELLQRAEAQSLDPWQAANRSEMRRRWRHATALPGSLVEALSQAASACEMTWRQAREDDDFASLQAHLESVVALTRQAAQAKAEAFGCAPYDALLEAYDPDTTWAQIAPIFAELEAFLPEFLAATVERQKLSPALPFEAEISPAAQRALAPELLAALGFDFDHGRLDESHHPFTGGTADDVRLTTRYRAEDFSHALMAVLHEGGHAMYERGLPASWRGQPVGQARGMTLHESQSLIVEMQACRSPEFLTWLAPELRQAFAVAGPAWQAENLIRASHRVEASLIRVDADEVSYPLHIILRTRLERALLADDLQVAELPGAWRDGMQALLGLTPANDRMGCLQDIHWPEGAFGYFPTYTLGALAAAQFFAAARAAEPGIPEALGRGDFGPLMAWLRPHVHALGSSLSSSEIITRATGAPLGTAAFRAHLEARYGG, encoded by the coding sequence ATGAGCGCCTACACTGAGCTCGAGCGGCGCTTCAAGCGCCTCGACGACCTGGCCGGGGCCCAGGCGCAGTTGCAGTGGGACGGCGCCGTCATGATGCCGCCGGGCGGTGCCTCGGCCCGGGCCGACCAGCTCGCCAGCCTGGCCGGGCTGAGCCACGAGTTGCTGCTGGCGCCGGAGGTCGGCGAGCTTTTGCAGCGCGCCGAAGCCCAATCCCTGGATCCCTGGCAGGCCGCCAACCGCAGCGAGATGCGGCGGCGCTGGCGCCACGCCACGGCCCTTCCCGGCAGCCTGGTCGAGGCCCTCAGCCAGGCGGCCTCGGCCTGTGAAATGACCTGGCGCCAGGCCCGCGAGGACGACGACTTCGCCAGCCTCCAAGCACACCTCGAAAGCGTCGTCGCGCTGACGCGTCAGGCGGCCCAAGCCAAAGCCGAGGCCTTTGGCTGCGCGCCTTACGATGCCCTGCTGGAGGCTTACGACCCGGACACCACCTGGGCCCAGATCGCACCGATCTTCGCCGAGCTCGAGGCCTTTTTGCCCGAATTCCTGGCCGCCACGGTGGAGCGCCAAAAGCTCTCTCCGGCGTTGCCCTTCGAGGCCGAGATCTCCCCGGCCGCCCAGCGCGCGCTGGCGCCCGAGTTGCTGGCGGCGCTGGGCTTCGACTTCGATCACGGCCGCCTCGACGAGAGCCACCATCCCTTCACCGGCGGCACGGCCGACGACGTGCGCCTGACCACGCGCTACCGGGCGGAGGATTTCTCCCACGCCCTGATGGCGGTGCTGCACGAGGGCGGACACGCCATGTACGAACGCGGCCTGCCGGCGAGCTGGCGCGGCCAGCCGGTGGGCCAGGCCCGCGGCATGACGCTGCATGAAAGCCAAAGCCTGATCGTCGAGATGCAGGCCTGCCGCAGCCCCGAATTCCTGACCTGGCTGGCGCCCGAGCTGCGCCAGGCCTTCGCCGTGGCGGGTCCGGCCTGGCAGGCCGAAAACCTGATCCGCGCGAGCCACCGGGTCGAGGCCAGCCTGATCCGCGTCGACGCCGACGAGGTCAGCTATCCGCTGCACATCATCCTGCGCACGCGCCTGGAAAGGGCGCTGCTGGCGGATGACTTGCAGGTGGCGGAGCTGCCCGGCGCCTGGCGCGACGGCATGCAGGCGTTGCTCGGCCTAACCCCTGCCAACGACCGCATGGGTTGCCTGCAGGACATCCACTGGCCCGAAGGGGCCTTCGGATATTTCCCCACCTATACCCTGGGCGCCCTGGCCGCGGCACAATTCTTCGCCGCCGCCCGGGCCGCCGAGCCCGGCATTCCCGAGGCCCTGGGGCGGGGCGATTTCGGGCCGCTGATGGCCTGGCTGCGGCCCCACGTGCACGCGCTGGGCTCGTCGCTTTCGAGCAGCGAGATCATCACCCGGGCGACAGGTGCGCCGCTGGGCACGGCGGCCTTCCGGGCCCACCTGGAAGCGCGCTACGGGGGCTGA
- a CDS encoding cytochrome c oxidase assembly protein: MSAAKGPRLGRHGTALLLAGLVLGMAGLAFASVPLYSLFCQVTGYGGTSRVATAAPAPTEVLDRVITVQFNADTARGMPWRFAPLQRQVRLRLGEESLAFYRAHNPSPHSITGSATFNVTPHIAGPYFNKIECFCFTEQTLAAGQSADMPVSFFIDPEIVNERDLDGVDTITLSYTFFARPPETDNGR; encoded by the coding sequence ATGAGCGCCGCTAAAGGCCCTCGGCTCGGCCGCCACGGTACGGCGCTGTTGCTGGCCGGCCTGGTACTCGGCATGGCCGGCCTGGCCTTCGCCTCGGTGCCGCTTTACAGCCTGTTCTGCCAGGTTACTGGCTACGGCGGCACCTCGCGCGTCGCCACGGCGGCCCCGGCCCCGACCGAGGTGCTGGACCGCGTCATCACGGTGCAGTTCAACGCCGACACGGCGCGCGGCATGCCCTGGCGCTTCGCGCCCCTCCAGCGCCAGGTCAGGCTGCGCCTGGGCGAAGAGAGCCTGGCCTTCTACCGGGCCCACAACCCCAGTCCACACAGCATCACCGGCAGCGCCACCTTCAACGTCACACCGCACATCGCCGGGCCCTACTTCAACAAGATCGAGTGTTTTTGCTTCACCGAACAGACCCTGGCCGCCGGCCAAAGCGCCGACATGCCGGTGTCGTTCTTCATCGACCCCGAGATCGTCAACGAACGCGACCTCGACGGCGTCGACACCATCACCCTTTCCTACACCTTCTTCGCCCGTCCGCCCGAGACGGACAACGGGCGATGA
- the ctaD gene encoding cytochrome c oxidase subunit I, whose amino-acid sequence MSETAQTAGAAQAHHAHAHPQGWRRWLYSTNHKDIGTMYIVFAVVFGIIGGLFSMLLRMELQAPGAQVFGEEYQLYNVVMTAHGLIMVFFLIMPALIGGFGNWFVPLLIGTPDMAFPRMNNISFWLLPTSAVLLVGSALVGDGPGVGWTAYAPLSTSGHPGPAVDMAILSLHLAGASSILGAINFITTILNMRAPGMTLHKMPLFVWSILVTAFLLLLALPVFAGGLTMLITDRNFDTAFFDASQGGDPLLWQHLFWFFGHPEVYILIIPAFGIISQVVSTFAKKPVFGYLGMAYAMVAIGFVGFIVWAHHMYTVGMNVDADAYFVAATMVIAVPTGIKIFSWIATMWGGSIDFKTPMLYAMGFIFLFTVGGVTGVVLANAGADVALHDTAFVVGHFHYTMSIGALFGVFAGFYYWIGKMSGRQYPEMLGKLQFWSMFIGVNLSLFPMHFLGLAGMPRRIPDYPDAYAGWNMVSSLGAYVAGLSALLFLIVVWRTFAAGEKCADNPWGEGATTLEWSHPSPAPWHTYDQLPKVN is encoded by the coding sequence ATGAGCGAAACGGCCCAAACCGCAGGCGCCGCCCAGGCGCATCATGCTCACGCCCATCCCCAAGGTTGGCGGCGTTGGCTCTATTCGACCAACCACAAAGACATCGGCACCATGTACATCGTCTTCGCGGTGGTGTTCGGCATCATCGGCGGACTCTTTTCGATGTTGCTGCGGATGGAACTGCAAGCGCCGGGAGCGCAGGTTTTCGGCGAAGAATACCAGCTCTACAACGTGGTCATGACGGCGCACGGACTGATCATGGTGTTCTTTTTGATCATGCCGGCGCTGATCGGCGGTTTCGGCAACTGGTTCGTGCCGCTGTTGATCGGTACGCCCGATATGGCCTTCCCGCGCATGAACAACATCAGCTTCTGGCTGCTGCCGACCTCGGCCGTGCTGCTGGTCGGCTCGGCCCTGGTCGGTGACGGCCCCGGCGTCGGCTGGACGGCCTACGCGCCGTTATCGACGTCGGGCCATCCCGGGCCAGCCGTCGACATGGCCATCCTCAGCCTGCATTTGGCCGGCGCCTCTTCGATTCTGGGCGCCATCAACTTCATCACCACCATTTTGAACATGCGTGCGCCCGGCATGACGCTGCACAAGATGCCGCTGTTTGTCTGGTCGATCCTGGTAACGGCATTCCTGCTGCTGCTCGCCTTGCCGGTGTTCGCCGGTGGCCTGACCATGCTGATCACCGACCGCAATTTCGACACCGCTTTCTTCGACGCAAGCCAAGGCGGTGATCCCCTGCTCTGGCAGCACTTGTTCTGGTTTTTTGGTCATCCCGAGGTCTACATCCTGATCATCCCGGCCTTCGGTATCATCAGCCAGGTGGTGTCGACCTTCGCCAAGAAACCGGTGTTCGGCTACCTGGGCATGGCCTACGCCATGGTGGCCATCGGCTTCGTCGGCTTCATCGTCTGGGCCCACCATATGTACACGGTGGGCATGAACGTCGATGCCGATGCCTACTTCGTGGCCGCCACCATGGTCATAGCCGTGCCCACGGGCATCAAGATCTTCAGTTGGATCGCCACCATGTGGGGCGGCTCGATCGATTTCAAGACGCCCATGCTCTATGCCATGGGCTTCATATTCCTCTTTACCGTCGGCGGCGTCACCGGCGTCGTGCTGGCCAATGCCGGCGCCGATGTGGCATTGCACGACACCGCTTTCGTGGTCGGCCACTTCCACTACACCATGTCCATAGGCGCCTTGTTCGGCGTCTTCGCCGGTTTCTACTATTGGATCGGCAAGATGTCGGGCCGCCAGTACCCGGAGATGCTGGGCAAGCTGCAGTTCTGGTCCATGTTCATCGGCGTCAACCTGTCCCTCTTTCCCATGCATTTCCTCGGGCTGGCCGGCATGCCCCGGCGCATTCCCGATTATCCCGACGCTTATGCCGGCTGGAACATGGTCTCCTCGCTGGGCGCTTACGTGGCGGGGCTGAGCGCGCTGTTGTTCCTGATCGTCGTCTGGCGCACCTTCGCGGCCGGCGAGAAGTGCGCCGACAACCCCTGGGGCGAAGGTGCGACGACGCTGGAGTGGAGCCATCCCTCGCCGGCGCCCTGGCACACCTACGACCAGCTGCCCAAGGTGAATTGA
- a CDS encoding DUF983 domain-containing protein — protein MAEEAPRVSPLLAGLRCRCPGCGRGKLFAGYLTVAPRCNECDLDLGARDSGDGPAVFVVMLVGFVVVAAALIVELEFGPPVWLHMVLWTPTVLGLSLWLLRPFKAVLIALQFHHKAGE, from the coding sequence GTGGCTGAAGAGGCGCCGCGGGTTTCACCACTTCTCGCTGGCCTGCGCTGCCGCTGTCCGGGCTGCGGCCGGGGCAAGCTGTTTGCCGGATATCTGACCGTGGCGCCGCGCTGCAACGAATGCGACCTCGATCTCGGGGCCCGGGATTCGGGCGACGGACCGGCCGTCTTCGTGGTCATGCTGGTGGGCTTTGTGGTGGTCGCCGCGGCCCTGATCGTGGAACTCGAATTCGGGCCGCCGGTGTGGCTCCATATGGTGCTCTGGACACCCACCGTGCTGGGGCTTTCGCTCTGGCTGTTGCGGCCCTTCAAGGCCGTGCTGATCGCGCTGCAGTTCCATCACAAGGCGGGGGAGTAA